The stretch of DNA TTCGCGCACCGTTGTTGAGTACCCTGGGCCTGTTGCTGGGCAGCACCGCTGCATGGGCGGCTGACCCGGAAATTCATTGGCCCAGCGGCTGGCAGGTAGAGGAAGTGGCGCCCGACGACCAGGCCCCGGCGCAACCGTCGGCGGTGTCCCGCCAGCGGGCCATAAAGAATGATGAGAATGGCGCGACCTTGATGGTCATGGAGTTGACGGGCACGCCAATCGAAGCGGGGCATACGGTCAACCTGCAAGGCGTGCTGCTGGAAATGCGCAAATCCATCCAGAAGGACTTTGCCCAGGGTGGTTATCAAAGTGTGTGCACCAAGATGCACCCCACAACATTGAGCCGGCTTGAGGCATTGGAAACTACCTGTGTAATCACCGAGAACGGTCGGCATGTGCTGTCGCAAACGTTGGTGGGGGCTGTCGATACCGATAAGGCCTATGTTTTTTCATACGCAGGCCAGGCCGACGCTTACGAATCAAGCAAGGATGAAGTCAGTTCGGTGCGTGACAGCCTTAAACTTTGAGCGTTGTAGGCATCGCGACAAATAAGTCGATTTGAACAAAGTGAAATGTTTTTTAAAGTTCGCTTTTGAAAGTGCCAGCGTCCTGATTTGTTTCACTATCGATGCCTGTAAACAAAAAAGCCCTGCATGTGCA from Pseudomonas sp. NC02 encodes:
- a CDS encoding DUF4946 domain-containing protein, giving the protein MTGFRAPLLSTLGLLLGSTAAWAADPEIHWPSGWQVEEVAPDDQAPAQPSAVSRQRAIKNDENGATLMVMELTGTPIEAGHTVNLQGVLLEMRKSIQKDFAQGGYQSVCTKMHPTTLSRLEALETTCVITENGRHVLSQTLVGAVDTDKAYVFSYAGQADAYESSKDEVSSVRDSLKL